Genomic segment of Geotrypetes seraphini chromosome 4, aGeoSer1.1, whole genome shotgun sequence:
cttgatggaccattggtgtgacttagtaaggctattcttatgttcttaatattctaACTACCCACTATTCTATAAGATGGCCCTAGTGGGTCTTAGTTTGAAAGCAGGCATGTACATAGGTAGACTATGGACATAGGTGGACTATGGACATGGAGGAACACTATacagaaaaaggatggaatccaatTAAAGCAAGACTTTAATGACCTCataactggagtgagctttgatgataGCTTCAGAGGTTGGGAAATAAGACCAAGGCCGGGCAGACCTCTATGGTTTGGGTCTGGTAAATGGCAAAGGAGTGGCCTTCCACAGcaactccagcagttggtaaGTAGGATAggtgctggacagacttctacagcCTGTGCCCCATAGTACTTTGTACTATGGTACTttgtggggctgattctataaatggcatctaaattgGCGCCTATATAAATCAAGAAATTCTTCAAACTCTTGTGAAACACACTGAAATCTTTGATACTTGGCTAAAACACAAGTCTGTATTAAACCAAACTAGGTAATATAGAGAGATACTGGGgtactcaagcgctcacagctataagCCTGACATTCTTTTCAAGGCTAAAAACCacaaagtgagctatcatcggtcccataCACTCTCTTCTTCGATAATTTTTATaaactgtatattttttttaatatttttaaatagtTTAGTGATCTTATTTGGTGATCTTAATTTCTTATGCAATACTCTCCCACTATGGAATATAAtcatgaagtacttagcttcaataTTTATGCTTaatgacggaagatctccgtttcgctcctatTACTTTTAGAAGGGCTTCATCAGGGAAAGCGCcaaaagtagcactgtttgcacCACCGGCACTACATAGTCAAATTGACCTGTTTAATGAAGAGTCTGCAAATGTCTGAGACACGAAATGACTAGCGTGTCAAGCTCCATCTCCTATATAAATCACACATGGGCGCCGTGtacagaatcatggctagcagcgcctatgtaaaaacttgggcgcctgaaatgtaggtgagggttttaaaggcctacatttaagatgcctaagtttttggagaatcgcgcttagcggtgtctaagggcctcttctattaaactatgcaagcagtttctagcgcggggagccacactgaatggcccgtgatgctcccgatgctcatagagttcctatgagcatcgggagcagtgcgggccattcaacgcggctctctgcactaaatactgctagcgcagtttaatagaagagggggaaagtcTTGGTCTACACACAGAAATGTCCACTTAGGTGTTaggcgcctatcacccaattaattttttttttttttagcaatttttgagcctattaagggtattttgccaattaaattaggcaccagtGTTTAATTATGAATAAGTGGAATCTGTGAAGCGTGCAAGattcaactctggccaccttgtggagcagactggatggaccatgcaagcctttatctgccaacatttatccccccccttttataaaaccatagcgcagcttttagtgccagccgcggcagtaatagctccaacgctcatagaaattctatgagcattagggctgttaccaccgcagctggTGCAAAAAAACGCACTATGGTtttgaaaaggggggagggtattttattatgcatgtaaatttgaGATTATTATAATTTTATCAGTCTTGGTGTAAGCATTTATATGCTTAATTACATGCATCCATTTGTGCTGCTACACTAGAATTCTATACAGGAAAATagttacttttctttatagaagagGCTCCAGAAAGGCACTTCTTTGTGGAAATGTTCTTCACATGCATTCAGTTTCAGCTAAGATGCTACTGCAGAAAAagctgggtgttttttttcaaagaaaagTAGTTATAGGCTTTGTATCTACCTGCATAGTTGTGAAaactgcccccttccccccccccccaacaattgaCTGGGGAATCAGGGTTGGCTTCGATTTGGTTTGaatatggtaaaaaaaaagtAGATTTTCAGATCTGAAATAATATAAGTAATTCAGTAGACTGTTTACCTTGTGCTGTTGTGAACTATTCTGGAGAATGCTCCTGTTTTCTGTAATAAGCAGTTACATTAGCATATTTTCTGTTTGGGGTTGCTAAGCAAAGTAGGATCTGgtgaatatttgtagggaggtCTCTGAAAAGTAACAAGAATGTCAAGAAATATTACAGTGTCCATAAGATAGGTGAAATAATAGTACCTATATCATGATTTTTGCACGCGTGCCTGTGCAAATGTGCTTATAGATAACGGCAAATGTTTGTACAAACTTGTGGAAGGGACTTTAATAGCTTGTGGACATTCATTTAATGTGTCTCAGACTTAATGTGAATCAGATAGACTTAATTTAGTCTATCACCACCTAACCCTTCTTCAGAAGAAAGGACAAATAGGAGCTCTCTTCTCCTTCAGCCGTATCAATGAGTACAAACATCTCTGAATTAAAACTGTGAATATATTTGAGCCAATACATAGCAGAGGTTATAGATTCACCAGTGTATGGCAAACACATACCTTCTCTATCTGTAGACTTTTTGAAATTATATACATAATATCGAGCTAGTGACTTCTCTAACTGGTGAGATAATATTCATATAATCAGGAGCTGGGTAAAAGGGAGCGGTAGAAGCAGAGGCAGCACTAGAGTTTATCCATTATTAAACAGTGATATTCAACTGAATAATAGGCCTAAGGTGTGGTCACCGCTCAATAAGTGTTGTGCTGTTCAAGGCAAAATATGGTACAAAGCTTTAACAATGAATCAGAAGCCAAGGAAGGACCTGAACAACGAGACGAAGACACACAACGGGGTAGTCATGAGGGCAGGATGTCAATAGATCAGCCAAAAAATCAAAATGTAACATGAATACAGACACAATATGGTCAAAAGCATCTTGGAAAGCATATGTACAAACAAGAAAACATCAAAACGTATTAATAAATTTGTGTTCACGGTATgaatataaatagaaataaacataTTCAAATCATGACGTCACTAAAAAAACAGTAGATGAATAAAAGCATGTACAAAGCTTTAACAGCCAGCATAAACCATCCCCAAGTCAAAATGCTACCAGCTGCTTAAAAAATGGCCACTGATTGCATGTTAATCATGCATCAGCGCCATTCACAGAATTGGGCTTTCATCAAAGGTAGGTGTTGGAAATGTAGGCTGGGATTTTaaaagcctatatttctggcgcctacctttgacgaGAACCATGTCTACAGAGGCACCATAGAACGCCTAAGGTATTTTCTGGCATTAACCACACCTGCTTcgaccttaggcattctaaggcacCTCCATAGATGTGATaaaggtgccatttttctaggagccggtaggcatctacatttttattttaaaagtgtCTAGACCAAAGGTCCCTCTATGTTGCTGGTACCGGGCATTTTTATACCTTTTTTGGCTTTAAACTTTCATACCTTTGGTCTGGACATGTTCGTTTTTATTAGGCACCTCAATAAGCTTGCTCgtatattcttttttattttgttttttctgcttgCTCACCGGTTGCCAGTAAGATTGTGTATATAAAGAAGTGGCTTGAAATTTATCCTAGTGCCCTTGCCATTGCATGGTTTCagtgcttttttatttttgttttcatatttctcactttttattatttattttgttcaaGCACTTTAACTGTAGATTTTTATACTCATTTACATTAGGAGCTCCTCCTCTGATCAAAATTATGGTTTGTTCCGGTGCCTCTCGATACAGTGGTTTAGCTTCTCCATTTACAATGTTTTTTTAGAAACTCCCTCTTTGACCAAAATTGTGGTTTGTTCCAGTGCTtctatatgtggaggggcataatcaaaaaaatgttctaagtccctttttggcctaaggccctaggcgcccaaagtaggcagcagggaaatgtccattctcgaaaaaacatccaaactgtattttttatttgagaatggcctacctgtacgatCAGACGTTTAATCGCCTAgaccgccactatgtctatctttaagcCCTATTCCCGAATAAAATTTGCCTAAtttccaaatgcccaaaacaagactttttaggcatgagagggaccagtccttcgcctaaaaccaTGATTCTCTAATCGGCGTTTTTCATAatcaccggttagagaatcatggaaaTATCATCCTCCCCCCCAACGAtcatgacaggagagatgcccaatctctcctgcccaaaCCTGCTGCGATCCCCCGCATCCTtccccagcagaagggatgcccaatttctcctgccgcaATCCCCCACAAccttccctggcaggagggatgcccaatccctcctgacagacccctccccccgcaagcaccgccagcaggaaggatgcacagtccctcctgctggacaccatgacccccccccctcccagctggAACCCCGCCAGCCCAGCCCAGGGGCCTTAAATAACCTGGGACAATCAGAGCTTCTTTGTAGACTTGTAGAGCACATTTTGACATAGTTAGGGttatataattaaattaaaagggAGCATCAGGTATTACGTGCAGTGAAAGGGAGGATCTCCGTAGAGCATAAAATGTCCATGTGGTTTGAAAGGAGTAAAAGCAGATGTAGATATAAAAGCTCATTGAGGTCAGGATCTCAACATTTGTTGGAAGTACCCACTTTACAAGATGTTTCCAAAGCCACAATCCGTGTATGAGTTTTGAGTGTTGCAAGACCACAATTGTGGAATACACTTCCTGAGCAGGTTCATCAGATTCCTTTACTTTTATCTTTTCGTAAGTGTTTAAAGGCTTATTATTTTCAGGAAGCCTttgatagtgtgtgtgtgtgtgggtggagaGAGATTGTAGTTTTTGTATGTACTACTCTTTGGGGTGATTTATTAGAGAATGCAATTTGAATAGTTTTATTTGTGATAATGTGTATGTGATTGGTTGTATGTTTATATATGCTTTTGTATGTTCTGTTGTAACCCGCGTAGATTCTTGggatatgcaggatataaatgttttttaaataaGATATTATTAATGCTATttctgaaagaaaaaaatttcAGCTAGTGCGTTAATCCCTCTCTCACAGGAAATCAAGTCATGTTTGTGGAACTGCCCACACCTGTGATGTTGGTTGTTTCTGTTTGAAAGCTATTAGTGTTGAAACATTTTAAGAGTTCAACACGGTGTTGGATGTTTTAATCTGTGACTGACAGTCCTGAGATATGTCTACATGGCAAAAAGTTGACACTGGGCGCTGCAATGTAGAAAACCAGTTAATCGGTACAACTTTATGGCTCTGAAAtatctaaccttttttttttttttttctaatgtggCCAGTTTTCATTATTAAAGGTTTCCAGCAAATGCGGTGTTCTTTttaggcagaaacccaaaaaggaATAGGACCTTGATGAAAGGGCTTGAACTATATAATACCTTAAAATTGTGCATAGATGAAAACCGGGAAAAGAGCAGCTTGTGTAACGCAGCAGAATACTTGAATAATTTGGATCGTTTCTTTTGTAGGTGATTCTGGGCTCGTACAATGCAAAACTGATTTCATCCATAGTCATTTCACAGATGAATGATGAGAGTAAGTCGGAAGAAAATGGGCCCGCTTTGCTTATGCAGCCTGTGATCACTCAGCCTAATGCTTATTGCATAAAGCAATCCTGGACTAATCACAATTTGATCAACAGTAATAAAGCATTTATAATAAGACCCAGCAAATTAGGAACTGAAACATCTCTAGCTAACCTGCACAACAGAGAGGAAAAGCCATATCATAAACAGAGAAAGGGATTTACATCTATAACAGTTACTGCGAGACAAATCCAACCATCTCCTAACCAGACTGTGTGCGGAGCTTCTGGGGACCCTCAGTGCCTGAAGTACAGCAATAGGGATCACCCACAAAATATTATCACACCTTCAGGCAGTGCAGAGCTAATTCATCAGCACTTTGCCTTACATTGCCATGGGCCATATCAAAATGGATCACCAGCAAAAGCACAACATCCAAATTTACATGCAGGACAGCAGAACCTATTGTGTAACCCTGGTTATTTGTCCTCTGTCAACCATCGGAAGAAGGTACAAGGTTCATTCAGCTCGCATGTCGACCTCAAGCTCTCTTATCAGAGCCCTAGTATCATCTATTACATAGATAAGTCTCTGTTTGTATCTTTTGACCAGTCTCAGATTGCAACCCAAACAATCTATAGATCAGTTTTGTTTGTTAACATACATTGCAATTCATCCAAGCCAACACCAGATGGAGTAAATGACTTAGCTAACAGAGAACCAATTGTAGAGCTACAGAAGAGAGCATCCCCAAAAGAGGAGAGCCTTCTTACAGCAAAGAACAGAGACTATATTAAAAACCAGATAAATTTAAGAAGACAGTGTCAGAGAAGAATAAAATGTGATTGTATATTTCCTGTAGACAATATGTCAATTGGAGATCACCCTACAGAAGCATATTTTCTAATGGCCAAAGACAAGAAGGGGGATGATAATTCAAATATACATTCATGTACTCAGCACCAGCACTTTTTGAAAGATTCTGATGGACATGTTAATGCAGGTGAGTGGTTTGTTTTCATAAAGTTATGTATTAGACACTACAGTATAACCTGCCTTCCCTTCTTTGTCCTCATGCTCACATTACTAGAAATCCGTATCTTCTTCTGAGTTCCTCCCTAATTAAAAAAAGTTATCATTATGCAAAAGAATAGCACTTAGTTTAATTACTACACCTACTCCTGTACTTTAAGAGGGTCTATTTTATGCAGAACATTGGGACCGGAATTCAGACATTCAGGTTGGGATGTGCTCAGTTCTGatagtattttacaaaagactctGATGAATGAAGAGCTTTTAAGAAAATACATGTGAGGGAAATGCAGGAGTGCCCAAGTGTTTGTTTACAACACTCAGCGGAAAGCTAAACTAAGGGATATTAGCCTTGAGAAAATcctttgggtgaaacatgtcggcatgaTAATCCCTGCAAGTTAGACCACTAATACTAACTaagccaagggctccttttacaaagctgggttagtggtttaacgcacataatagtgcgtgctaaactgtcggccgcgctagacgctaacgccagcattgagctggtgttagttctagccgtgcaGCGTGAGTTTAGCGTGCTAAAAAGCTGCTTGCGCgaaaaccgctaacacggctttgtaaaaggagctctaagtattTCAATATCTTTATGATAAAGTTTGATATTTAAGATGAATTAAGTAGGATCCGGTGAGGAATTGGTACGTAATGCCAGATACAATGAAAAATCTTTGAGTATCGTGGTGGTACCTCTGAAGGTCTGTCATTATTGAAAGCACCAAAATCATTGTTGCAAGTGTGAGATTATGGGAGGTGATCTATAGTGAATCACCTTCTAATTTGTTATTTATTGAACTACTCTCCCACAAGAAATTTTTGTATACTAACCCATAGTGCTGTTCATTAATCAAGTGTTTGTTGGAACATGCAACAGGAACATTCATTGTCCAAATGCACAGAAAAGGGACAAGAGTGTGACATTTTCCATGTCAGTGGCAGCAATTAGATATAGATGCAGTAAATTTGCAACCTATATGTGAGACCGCCAACATATATGTCTATAGTTGGTCTCAATTTGCAAAATTAtacaaatactgtatttttcgctccataagacgcaccggaccataagacgcaccctagatttagagtaggaaaaccagaaaaaaaaacattctgaaccaaattgtgtactaatatataccaggctctgcacccagcctccctcactccctgccaggctctgtactctgGCTCCCCTTACCTGCcaggctgttcctttcatttttcaactacacacaatacacacagcagatataaattatcaaaattgacacattttgatcactaaattgaaaataaaatcatttttcctacctttgttctctggtgatttcatgagtttccttctttccttctttccttcctttctttcttccttcctttcttcactcaggcccaacaattgtccatttctatttcctccctcccatgtcccaagttcgtgcctccTTACTGCCTTCCAGCCGTTGTCCTTCgttctccctcccatgtcccgagttctGACGTCGAGAGAAGACTTGAGGGCCGGCGATGTGCAATTGCTGCAtgctggcctttcccttcccttatttGAGTTGCGGTGCAGCGGCGGCGGCGGACCtgggccagaggaggaggaattggcagAGGGTAGGTAGGCTTCATCAGCAcaacagggagggaggaaggcagtgtCCGGCGCAGCACACTGgcccttaccttcccttcctggagttgcagtgCAGTGGCatccagcagggagcagtggcGGCAGGCAGGCGGGCGGCAGGCAGCCCACGTACCCCCAACGAGTGTGACATTTTGAAAGgtacaacggggggggggggtgtttttaaaaaagttaccttcgcttcataagacgcactgaaatttccacccaatttggggtggaaaaaaagtgcgtcttatgaagcaaaaaatacggtaattgtcaCTGAGTAGAGAGGTCAAAGGGTTTTGTTTTTCTTGAGGCAGATACAAAGAATGGAAGATTAAGGAGAATTACTCCTTTTTTATTATTTAGTAATTTCAATTATACATATcaagtatatatagtatatacaAGAAAAGAATAACATTGGTGAAAATATTTTACATGAAATATTACAAATAGAAAAAAACTAATTCTAAAGTCCACTTCAAGGAGAGATTTGCATGAATATGCCTTGCACCCTCTCCTTGTGAGAGTGGTTCGGGGGGAAAAAAGAACACATACATCTGAAAATGACATATTTGCACATCAGGAGCAATCTATGTCAGAACTGCGTCCTGTAACGCGCCCCTTAGCAACTCGGCTTGCCCATTGCATTATGGCCACCGCAGGGGAGACAATAGACAGGGAGTACTTTTTGAGCCCCAGTCTCCCTTGTGTTCTGTGCAGCTGCACCACCTGTGCCCCTGGTGTTTTGATTTCCAACCTAAGCACATTCAGGAGAATGCATTTTAACACAGCTAAAGGCATGCACTCAGTGAA
This window contains:
- the C4H10orf90 gene encoding (E2-independent) E3 ubiquitin-conjugating enzyme FATS — encoded protein: MNGAINVERTLGTLQEEHGLEKEENTNKVILGSYNAKLISSIVISQMNDESKSEENGPALLMQPVITQPNAYCIKQSWTNHNLINSNKAFIIRPSKLGTETSLANLHNREEKPYHKQRKGFTSITVTARQIQPSPNQTVCGASGDPQCLKYSNRDHPQNIITPSGSAELIHQHFALHCHGPYQNGSPAKAQHPNLHAGQQNLLCNPGYLSSVNHRKKVQGSFSSHVDLKLSYQSPSIIYYIDKSLFVSFDQSQIATQTIYRSVLFVNIHCNSSKPTPDGVNDLANREPIVELQKRASPKEESLLTAKNRDYIKNQINLRRQCQRRIKCDCIFPVDNMSIGDHPTEAYFLMAKDKKGDDNSNIHSCTQHQHFLKDSDGHVNAGESIRCYSFQETKQCKESDEEETACIVPADSLNIIPAEKVTGTQSKGSRKSGKIPSRPLSLREALEFFRPDFISRSQKRIEKLIMMAQLRKAQVNKIPHKKKRRFPFAKPSSTPTKKLYTVPHPLSDNLFRPKERIISKKEMQLRSKRIYNNLPEVKRKKEEEKKRAISQRNRLRAELFKKKLLDQILQRNAD